The proteins below are encoded in one region of Bombus terrestris chromosome 7, iyBomTerr1.2, whole genome shotgun sequence:
- the LOC100648395 gene encoding pyruvate dehydrogenase [acetyl-transferring]-phosphatase 1, mitochondrial has translation MVLQNVGSNLIKTVSNVCIRHNEWSSNKCAHRLYMALPRLTPQEVTAILQANEYTKEFDGENSIKYYDSNQLASNNPMEDTRSEAQCLLTKGILLGVFDGHGGRTCAQIISKRLFHYISACLLPTKLLKQYLNTVNSSNKLELLQMFNDKVEFVSEIRDLYQASFLAFVKDLIEVGCTKEFQMETALENAFLRLDNDLSNEALLNLGKSSAAITLDVATSGAVAAVAHIDGPHLHVTGVGDCQAVLGILSENNDWSAKLMTVEHNTDNRAEVERILSEHPLNEKSTVIKLERLLGQLAPLRSLGDFRYKWSKQILEKVVVPHFGETAIPPNYYTPPYLTAKPEVRYHRLTPRDKFLIIASDGLWDLMSPLQAVRLVGEHMSGKVTLNPLKLPRKNMKLSEIHKMLLQRKEGLKKKPLDSNAATHLLRNALGGTEYGIDHVKLSQLLTLPGEVVRIFRDDITITVVYMNSEFLRHCPP, from the exons GAGTAGTAACAAATGTGCTCACAGATTATATATGGCATTGCCACGGCTTACACCACAAGAG GTTACAGCAATTTTGCAAGCTAATGAATATACCAAAGAATTTGATGGTGAAAactctataaaatattatgattcAAATCAGTTGGCATCCAATAATCCTATGGAAGATACTCGATCAGAGGCTCAATGTTTACTTACAAAAG GAATATTGTTAGGTGTGTTTGATGGTCATGGAGGTCGTACATGTGCACAAATTATCTCAAAGAGACTTTTTCATTATATATCAGCATGTTTGTTGCCCACAAAATTACTAAAACAGTATCTCAACACAGTTAACTCCAGCAATAAATTAGAACTTCTTCAAATGTTCAATGATAAAGTGGAATTTGTTTCTGAAATTAGAGATCTTTATCAAGCAAGTTTTTTAGCTTTTGTCAAGGACTTAATAGAAGTGGGATGTACAAAAGAATTTCAAATGGAAACAGCTTTAGAGAATGCATTTCTCAGATTAGATAATGATTTGTCGAACGAAGCACTTTTAAATTTAGGTAAAAGCAGTGCTGCTATAACTCTTGATGTTGCAACGTCTGGTGCTGTAGCAGCTGTTGCACACATAGATGGTCCACATCTTCATGTCACTGGAGTGGGTGATTGCCAAGCAGTACTCGGCATACTTTCTG aaaataatgatTGGTCTGCAAAATTAATGACCGTCGAACATAATACCGACAATCGTGCAGAAGTCGAAAGAATTCTATCAGAGCATCCATTGAACGAAAAATCAACTGTAATTAAATTGGAACGACTACTTGGACAATTAGCGCCCCTTCGTTCGTTAGGTGATTTTCGCTACAAATGGAGCAAACAAATCTTAGAGAAAGTAGTGGTGCCACATTTCGGTGAAACAGCAATTCCACCGAATTATTATACTCCTCCATACTTGACGGCGAAACCAGAAGTTAGATATCATAGATTAACACCAAGAgataaatttcttataatagCTAGCGATGGTCTATGGGATTTAATGTCACCCTTACAAGCTGTACGTTTAGTAGGTGAGCATATGAGTGGAAAAGTAACATTGAATCCATTGAAGCTGCcccgtaaaaatatgaaattatcagAAATACATAAAATGTTGTTGCAACGTAAAGAAGGCTTGAAAAAGAAACCTCTCGATAGTAATGCAGCGACACATTTATTGAGAAACGCACTCGGTGGTACGGAATACGGAATCGATCATGTTAAATTGTCACAATTATTGACACTACCAGGGGAAGTTGTACGAATATTTCGCGACGATATTACAATAACGGTGGTTTATATGAACTCTGAATTTTTAAGACACTGCCCTCCGTGA
- the LOC100648278 gene encoding vacuolar protein sorting-associated protein 4 — MASSTILQKAIDLVTRATEEDRNKNYEEALRLYEHAVEYFLHSIKYEAQGDRAKESIRAKCTQYLERAEKLKAYLKKSKKKPVKAGEDNSKTEDKKSDSGDSDTDSDPEKKKLQSKLEGAIIIEKPDVKWSDVAGLDGAKEALKEAVILPIRFPHLFTGKRIPWKGILLFGPPGTGKSYLAKAVATEANNSTFFSVSSSDLVSKWLGESEKLVKNLFELARQHKPSIIFIDEVDSLCSSRSDNESESARRIKTEFLVQMQGVGSDNDGILVLGATNIPWVLDSAIRRRFEKRIYIALPDEQARVIMFKLHLGSTSHCLTEENFKKLAAATDGYSGADISIIVRDALMQPVRLVQTATHFKRVRGPSPKDPSIIVDDLLTPCSPGDPAAIEMNWMEVEGDKLYEPPVTMKDMLKSLATTRPTVNEEDMAKLEKFKEDFGQEG, encoded by the exons ATGGCTTCAAGTACAATATTGCAG AAAGCTATAGATCTGGTGACTAGAGCTACTGAAGAagatcgtaataaaaattatgagGAAGCACTTAGGTTGTACGAACATGCTGttgaatattttctacattctATTAAAT ATGAAGCACAAGGTGACAGAGCTAAGGAGAGTATAAGAGCGAAATGTACGCAGTATTTGGAAAGAGCTGAAAAATTAAAGGCATATTTGAAAAAAAGTAAGAAGAAACCTGTAAAAGCTGGTGAAGATAATTCTAAAACTGAGGATAAGAAGAGCGATAGTGGAGACAGTGATACAGATAGTGATCCTGAAAAGAAGAAACTTCAAAGCAAGCTGGAAGGTGCGATAATTATTGAAAAACCAGATGTTAAGTGGAGCGATGTCGCTGGTCTTGATGGAGCCAAGGAAGCTTTAAAGGAAGCTGTTATTTTGCCAATACGTTTTCCCCATCTGTTTACTGGAAAACGGATACCATGGAAGGGTATCTTATTATTTGGG CCACCAGGTACGGGTAAATCCTATCTAGCAAAGGCTGTTGCTACTGAAGCCAATAATTCAACGTTCTTCTCTGTGTCATCCTCGGACTTGGTAAGCAAATGGCTTGGAGAATCTGAAAAACTTGTCAAAAATTTGTTTGAATTAGCTCGTCAACACAAACCCAGTATCATATTTATCGACGAGGTGGATTCACTCTGCTCGTCACGTTCCGACAATGAATCCGAATCTGCAAGAAGAATAAAAACAGAATTTTTAGTTCAGATGCAAG GTGTCGGATCAGATAATGACGGTATACTAGTATTGGGAGCTACTAATATACCATGGGTATTAGATTCTGCTATTAGAAGAAGATTTGAGAAGAGGATTTACATTGCCTTACCAGATGAACAAGCTCGTGTTATAATGTTCAAACTTCATTTAGGAAGTACTTCTCATTGTCTAACAGAAGAAAACTTTAAAAAATTAGCAGCTGCCACTGATGGTTATTCTGGAGCTGATATAAGTATTATCGTACGAGATGCTCTTATGCAGCCAGTTAGACTAGTTCAAACTGCAACACATTTCAAGCGTGTAAGAGGACCATCACCAAAAGATCCTTCTATTATTGTGGATGATTTATTGACACCATGTTCACCGGGAGATCCAGCCGCTATTGAAATGAACTGGATGGAAGTTGAGGGTGATAAATTGTATGAACCACCTGTAACTATG AAAGACATGTTAAAATCATTAGCGACTACCCGTCCCACAGTGAATGAAGAAGATATGgccaaattagaaaaatttaaagaagatTTTGGTCAAGAAGGTTGA
- the LOC100648093 gene encoding F-box/WD repeat-containing protein 7 isoform X1 produces the protein MSVPSSSSNKITDNKPGGTSPSPIEGIEGVPGPSSLEPMHSLLAQDEESEDYGEDAEEDEDDSSEEESEISDTGIFCDAECEPDLGSNTCSLSSSQPQSFSQRVHSPILHTCVPLDVVQPQRKRKSDTESSLPCKKLNPEDKSHSMIVKKLDDKSKHMRCVIPTKDNPPPEMSNWLLQFQRWSNAERMLAIDELIERCEPTQVRHMMQVIEPQFQRDFISLLPKELALSVLAFLEPRDLLRAAQTCRNWRFLADDNLLWKEKCRAAGIEDLKDLPQIKRKNGRNSGNCSSPWKQAYMRQHNIKMNWRTKPIRTPKVLKGHDDHVITCLQFSGNRIVSGSDDNTLKVWSAVTGKCLRTLVGHTGGVWSSQMSGTTVISGSTDRTLKVWNAETGLCIHTLYGHTSTVRCMHLHGNKVVSGSRDATLRVWQVDTGECLHVLVGHLAAVRCVQYDGKLVVSGAYDYMVKVWNPEREECLHTLQGHTNRVYSLQFDGVHVVSGSLDTSIRVWEVETGACRHTLMGHQSLTSGMELRNNILVSGNADSTVKVWDIVSGHCLQTLSGPNKHQSAVTCLQFNSHFVITSSDDGTVKLWDVKTGDFIRNLVALESGGSGGVVWRIRASDTKLVCAVGSRNGTEETKLLVLDFDVEVK, from the exons ATGTCTGTCCCTTCTTCATCGTCTAAtaaaataactgataataaaCCAGGTGGTACAAGTCCAAGTCCTATAGAGGGCATTGAAGGTGTTCCAGGACCTAGTTCTTTAGAACCTATGCATTCTCTATTAGCACAAGATGAAGAATCAGAGGATTACGGGGAAGATGCtgaagaagatgaagatgacAGTAGTGAAGAAGAAAGTGAA atcAGTGATACAGGAATATTTTGCGATGCAGAGTGTGAACCTGATCTTGGTAGTAATACATGTTCGCTTTCATCATCTCAACCACAATCATTTTCACAACGAGTACATAGTCCCATTTTACATACCTGCGTTCCTTTGGATGTTGTTCAGCCACAAAGGAAGCGCAAAAGTGATACTGAATCTAGTTTACCTTGTAAGAAACTTAATCCAGAGGACAAATCCCATTCGAT GATTGTTAAGAAATTGGATGATAAAAGTAAACATATGAGATGTGTTATTCCAACGAAAGATAATCCTCCGCCAGAAATGAGTAATTGGCTTCTTCAGTTTCAG AGATGGTCAAATGCAGAGAGAATGCTTGCTATAGATGAATTAATTGAACGGTGTGAACCAACACAGGTACGACATATGATGCAGGTTATTGAACCTCAATTTCAAAGGGACTTTATATCGTTGTTGCCAAAAGAGTTGGCTTTGTCGGTATTAGCTTTCCTAGAACCCAGGGATCTCTTACGTGCCGCTCAAACATGCCGTAATTGGCGATTTCTTGCGGACGATAATCTACTATGGAAAGAGAAATGCAGAGCAGCTGGTATAGAAGATTTGAAGGATCTGCCTCAAATAAAACGTAAGAATGGTAGAAATTCCGGTAATTGTTCATCCCCATGGAAACAAGCATATATGAGacaacataatataaaaatgaattggAGAACGAAACCTATTCGTACACCAAAGGTTTTAAAAGGACACGATGATCATGTCATTACTTGTCTTCAGTTCTCTGGTAATCGTATAGTAAGTGGTTCTGATGACAATACTCTTAAAGTATGGTCCGCCGTTACAGGCAAA TGTTTAAGAACATTAGTTGGACATACTGGTGGTGTATGGTCTTCTCAAATGTCCGGTACTACTGTAATTAGTGGTAGTACAGATCGTACTTTGAAAGTATGGAATGCTGAAACTGGTCTGTGCATTCATACTTTATATGGACATACATCAACGGTGAGGTGTATGCATCTACATGGTAATAAAGTAGTCAGTGGTAGTAGAGATGCGACTTTAAGGGTGTGGCAAGTGGATACTGGCGAATGTTTACACGTGCTTGTGGGCCATTTGGCAGCTGTTAGATGTGTGCAATATGATGGAAAATTAGTAGTCAGTGGAGCCTACGATTATATGGTTAAGGTTTGGAATCCAGAACGCGAGGAGTGCCTTCATACTTTACAAGGACATACAAATCGTGTTTATTCTCTCCAA TTTGATGGTGTACATGTTGTTAGCGGTTCTTTGGATACAAGCATAAGAGTATGGGAAGTTGAAACTGGTGCATGTAGACATACATTAATGGGACATCAGTCGCTCACTTCTGGAATGGAATTGCGCAATAATATCTTAGTATCTGGAAATGCAGATTCAACTGTTAAAGTATGGGATATTGTTAGTGGTCACTGCCTTCAAACCTTGTCTGGTCCAAATAAGCATCAGTCTGCTGTCACTTGCCTTCAGTTCAACAGCCATTTTGTAATTACTTCATCGGATGATGGTACAGTTAAACTGTGGGATGTTAAAACTG GGGATTTTATAAGAAACTTGGTCGCTTTGGAAAGCGGCGGAAGTGGTGGTGTTGTGTGGAGGATACGTGCAAGTGATACAAAACTGGTGTGTGCAGTAGGTAGCCGTAACGGAACGGAGGAGACCAAACTTCTCGTTCTCGATTTTGATGTAGAGGTAAAATAG
- the LOC100648093 gene encoding F-box/WD repeat-containing protein 7 isoform X2 — MHSLLAQDEESEDYGEDAEEDEDDSSEEESEISDTGIFCDAECEPDLGSNTCSLSSSQPQSFSQRVHSPILHTCVPLDVVQPQRKRKSDTESSLPCKKLNPEDKSHSMIVKKLDDKSKHMRCVIPTKDNPPPEMSNWLLQFQRWSNAERMLAIDELIERCEPTQVRHMMQVIEPQFQRDFISLLPKELALSVLAFLEPRDLLRAAQTCRNWRFLADDNLLWKEKCRAAGIEDLKDLPQIKRKNGRNSGNCSSPWKQAYMRQHNIKMNWRTKPIRTPKVLKGHDDHVITCLQFSGNRIVSGSDDNTLKVWSAVTGKCLRTLVGHTGGVWSSQMSGTTVISGSTDRTLKVWNAETGLCIHTLYGHTSTVRCMHLHGNKVVSGSRDATLRVWQVDTGECLHVLVGHLAAVRCVQYDGKLVVSGAYDYMVKVWNPEREECLHTLQGHTNRVYSLQFDGVHVVSGSLDTSIRVWEVETGACRHTLMGHQSLTSGMELRNNILVSGNADSTVKVWDIVSGHCLQTLSGPNKHQSAVTCLQFNSHFVITSSDDGTVKLWDVKTGDFIRNLVALESGGSGGVVWRIRASDTKLVCAVGSRNGTEETKLLVLDFDVEVK, encoded by the exons ATGCATTCTCTATTAGCACAAGATGAAGAATCAGAGGATTACGGGGAAGATGCtgaagaagatgaagatgacAGTAGTGAAGAAGAAAGTGAA atcAGTGATACAGGAATATTTTGCGATGCAGAGTGTGAACCTGATCTTGGTAGTAATACATGTTCGCTTTCATCATCTCAACCACAATCATTTTCACAACGAGTACATAGTCCCATTTTACATACCTGCGTTCCTTTGGATGTTGTTCAGCCACAAAGGAAGCGCAAAAGTGATACTGAATCTAGTTTACCTTGTAAGAAACTTAATCCAGAGGACAAATCCCATTCGAT GATTGTTAAGAAATTGGATGATAAAAGTAAACATATGAGATGTGTTATTCCAACGAAAGATAATCCTCCGCCAGAAATGAGTAATTGGCTTCTTCAGTTTCAG AGATGGTCAAATGCAGAGAGAATGCTTGCTATAGATGAATTAATTGAACGGTGTGAACCAACACAGGTACGACATATGATGCAGGTTATTGAACCTCAATTTCAAAGGGACTTTATATCGTTGTTGCCAAAAGAGTTGGCTTTGTCGGTATTAGCTTTCCTAGAACCCAGGGATCTCTTACGTGCCGCTCAAACATGCCGTAATTGGCGATTTCTTGCGGACGATAATCTACTATGGAAAGAGAAATGCAGAGCAGCTGGTATAGAAGATTTGAAGGATCTGCCTCAAATAAAACGTAAGAATGGTAGAAATTCCGGTAATTGTTCATCCCCATGGAAACAAGCATATATGAGacaacataatataaaaatgaattggAGAACGAAACCTATTCGTACACCAAAGGTTTTAAAAGGACACGATGATCATGTCATTACTTGTCTTCAGTTCTCTGGTAATCGTATAGTAAGTGGTTCTGATGACAATACTCTTAAAGTATGGTCCGCCGTTACAGGCAAA TGTTTAAGAACATTAGTTGGACATACTGGTGGTGTATGGTCTTCTCAAATGTCCGGTACTACTGTAATTAGTGGTAGTACAGATCGTACTTTGAAAGTATGGAATGCTGAAACTGGTCTGTGCATTCATACTTTATATGGACATACATCAACGGTGAGGTGTATGCATCTACATGGTAATAAAGTAGTCAGTGGTAGTAGAGATGCGACTTTAAGGGTGTGGCAAGTGGATACTGGCGAATGTTTACACGTGCTTGTGGGCCATTTGGCAGCTGTTAGATGTGTGCAATATGATGGAAAATTAGTAGTCAGTGGAGCCTACGATTATATGGTTAAGGTTTGGAATCCAGAACGCGAGGAGTGCCTTCATACTTTACAAGGACATACAAATCGTGTTTATTCTCTCCAA TTTGATGGTGTACATGTTGTTAGCGGTTCTTTGGATACAAGCATAAGAGTATGGGAAGTTGAAACTGGTGCATGTAGACATACATTAATGGGACATCAGTCGCTCACTTCTGGAATGGAATTGCGCAATAATATCTTAGTATCTGGAAATGCAGATTCAACTGTTAAAGTATGGGATATTGTTAGTGGTCACTGCCTTCAAACCTTGTCTGGTCCAAATAAGCATCAGTCTGCTGTCACTTGCCTTCAGTTCAACAGCCATTTTGTAATTACTTCATCGGATGATGGTACAGTTAAACTGTGGGATGTTAAAACTG GGGATTTTATAAGAAACTTGGTCGCTTTGGAAAGCGGCGGAAGTGGTGGTGTTGTGTGGAGGATACGTGCAAGTGATACAAAACTGGTGTGTGCAGTAGGTAGCCGTAACGGAACGGAGGAGACCAAACTTCTCGTTCTCGATTTTGATGTAGAGGTAAAATAG